CGGTGCGGGTCGAGGCGGAACGCTTCGCCGGTCGAGGGCAGCTCGGGGTACGCGCAAGGCTGGCATCGCCGGCGGGCGGGGAGGCTGCTGCTGGCGTGGTGGACCTGCGGGGGGAGGAGAGGCTACGAGGCACGCTCTACCTGGAGGTCAAAGATCCCGAGCCCTGGTGGCCCAATGGGCTCGGGGAGCCCGCGCTCTACGGGCTACGGGTCGAGCTTCAAGCAGGCGGCGAGGTTCTGGAGAGGAGAGAGCAGAAGGTCGGCATCCGCACGGTCGAGCTCGATCAGTCCCCGGACCCCGACGAACCGGGCAGCAGGTACTTCCGGTTCGTCGTAAACGGGGTGCCCGTCTTCGCGCGGGGGGCGAACTGGATCCCGGCAGACTCCTTCGTCGGCAGGATCACGCCCGGGCGCTACCGCAAGCTCGTCCTCGCGGCCAGGGAGGCCAACATGAACATGCTCCGGGTGTGGGGTGGCGGGGTCTACGAGCACGACGCCTTCTACGAGGCGTGCGACGAGTGTGGGGTGCTCGTCTGGCAGGACTTCATGTTCTCCTGCGCCGCCTACCCCGAGGACGAGGAAATGGCCGCCGAGGTCGAAGCAGAGGCCGAATATCAGGTAAAGCGGCTCAGGAACCACCCGTGCCTCGCCCTCTGGTGCGGCAACAACGAGAACCAGTGGATCCACGACCAGAAGCACTGGGACGAGCCGGGGAGCAAGGTCCCCGGCTCGCTCTACTACGACGAGATACTGCCCCGGGTGGTGCGCGAGCACGACGGCAGGACACCCTACTGGCCCGGCTCGCCGTACGGGGGCGACGACCACAACTCCATGCAGGACGGCGACCGGCACAACTGGGACGTCTGGCACGGCAGCTTCCCCCGGCGTTTCGGGGAGCGTCCCCGGCGCGAGCCCACCCCCGAGAACGTCTCGTATGAGCGCTACGCCGAGGACGAGGGGCGCTTCATAAGCGAGTTCGGGATGCACGCCGCGCCGTCCATCCAGACCCTGAAGCGGGTCATACCAGAGGAGGAGCTCTACCATCACAGCCCCTCGATGGACCACCACAACAAAGACGAACCCAAGGACAAGGGCGACAGCCTCATGCTCACCGTCACGGGCCTGCCGGAGACGCTCGAGGAGTACGTGGACTACAGCCAGATCTCCCAGGCCGAAGGGCTCAAGTTCGCCATCGAGCACTTCCGGCGGCGCAAGCCCCACTGCTCCGGCACCCTCATCTGGCAGCTCGACGACTGCTGGCCCGGTCTCTCGTGGAGCATCATCGACTACTACGGGCGGGGAAAGGCCGGCTACCACTACGCAAGGAGGGCCTACTCGCCCGTCCTCGCCTCGTTCAAAGAGACAGATGAAGGCACGGTCGAGCTCTGGGTTACCAACGACACCAAGAGACCGGTGGAAGACCGGGCCCTGGTCTCGCTGAAGACCTTCGCCGGGAAAGTCCTGCGGGAAGAGGAGCTCACGCTCCGCGTTCCGGCGAACGCCAGCAGGCCCATCGCGAGGTGGGAAGGAGTCGAAGGTGGGAACGACCGCTACCTCTCGGTCCGGTCGGAAGGTGGCCTCTTCCCCAAAAACCGGCACTTCTTCCGCGCCATAAAAGACCTCGCACTGCCGGAGGCCGTCCCCGGCGTAGAGGTGGTACAGGAAGACAAAGATCTTCTGCGGGTCACGCTCGAAGCCCCGGCATACCTCTACTTCGTGCACGTGGAGGTGCCGGACGGACGTCCCTCGGACGACTACTTCGACCTAGAAACCGGTGAGAAGAAGGTCATAGAAGTGTGCGGACCGGTCGGGGTGGAGGACGTCCGTGTCAGCTGGAGGAGGTTCGGGGATGACGGCTAGAGATCCTTCGGGTGCCTGGGGTGGATCAACCTCACCTCCTGCCTCTCCTCCTTCAGGCGGGTGGTGATCGCGTTGACCTCTATCCCGACGAGAACCGCGAGCCCCGTGAGATAGAGCCAGACCATCAGGACCACCACCGTCCCGATCTGACCGTAGATGCGGTTGTAGTTTCCCAGATCCGCCACGTAGAAGCTCAGGGCCCCGCTCATGAAGAACATCAGGACTGTGGCCAGAAGACCACCCGGTGTGACCCACCTGTAGCGCATGTGCGCGTTCGGGGCCAGATAGTAGACAACGTCCAGCGCCAGGGTGACCACCACGAATGCCAGCAACCAGCGCCCGACGTTCCAGTAGCGCAGCAACACGTGAGATCCGGAGGCGCCCTGCGCGTAGACCAGCACCTTGAAGACCACGAGCGTCAGCACGGTCATCATGACGGTGAACCCCAGGGCTATCAGGACGGCGGTCCCCCGCAGCTTCCAGAAGGGCCGGTTCTCCGTCAGGTTGTAAGCACGGTTGGCCGCCTTGGTGATCGCGATAGCCGCCCCCGAACCCAGCCAGAGCGTGCCCAGGATGCCTCCGACGAGCAGGCCGGTACCGGTGTGCTGCAGCGTGCGCGAGACGTAGTTCGCGAGCAGCGCCGTCGCCTCCTCCGGGAGGAACCCCGAGGTGCGGTTGATCAGCCGCTCCACCGCAGCCTGAGGATCGCTGAGGGCCAGCCCGGCCAGCGAGACGATGAAGATCAGGAAAGGGAAAAAAGAGATCAGGAAGGAATAGGCGAGCTGCCCGGCGAGGCCGAACAGGTCGTTCTCCCTCACCTTCACGAAGACCCGGATCACCGCCTCCCTGCAGAAGGTGACCCTCAGGTCCGAGAGCAGCTCACTCAACGCACTCTCCCAGAAGAAGGACTCTCATCGTTTCTCCCTCTCCTCTCCGCCACCGGGCTTCTCCACCGGCTCGGTGATCTCGTCCAGGATAACCCCCACGAGCACGGCGGTCGGCACCGCG
This is a stretch of genomic DNA from Rubrobacter calidifluminis. It encodes these proteins:
- a CDS encoding YihY/virulence factor BrkB family protein, which translates into the protein MSELLSDLRVTFCREAVIRVFVKVRENDLFGLAGQLAYSFLISFFPFLIFIVSLAGLALSDPQAAVERLINRTSGFLPEEATALLANYVSRTLQHTGTGLLVGGILGTLWLGSGAAIAITKAANRAYNLTENRPFWKLRGTAVLIALGFTVMMTVLTLVVFKVLVYAQGASGSHVLLRYWNVGRWLLAFVVVTLALDVVYYLAPNAHMRYRWVTPGGLLATVLMFFMSGALSFYVADLGNYNRIYGQIGTVVVLMVWLYLTGLAVLVGIEVNAITTRLKEERQEVRLIHPRHPKDL
- a CDS encoding glycoside hydrolase family 2 protein; translated protein: MLGRWKVADFTAGDGFAAGAHEEEFPEEGWIGAEVPGDVHTALLRAGRIEDPFYGHNEGRCSWIEEREWWYRTAFTGPEEPLREDERLRLVFGGLDTFATVWLNGKELGSHENMFREAVFDVSEEVRLGGENVLAVRFDPPLERVSGREVPGWAVNEARRVLMRKAQFGYGWDWGPRLPTVGIWRPVELRRERGAALSGVHFYTLELGCDRALVAVRVEAERFAGRGQLGVRARLASPAGGEAAAGVVDLRGEERLRGTLYLEVKDPEPWWPNGLGEPALYGLRVELQAGGEVLERREQKVGIRTVELDQSPDPDEPGSRYFRFVVNGVPVFARGANWIPADSFVGRITPGRYRKLVLAAREANMNMLRVWGGGVYEHDAFYEACDECGVLVWQDFMFSCAAYPEDEEMAAEVEAEAEYQVKRLRNHPCLALWCGNNENQWIHDQKHWDEPGSKVPGSLYYDEILPRVVREHDGRTPYWPGSPYGGDDHNSMQDGDRHNWDVWHGSFPRRFGERPRREPTPENVSYERYAEDEGRFISEFGMHAAPSIQTLKRVIPEEELYHHSPSMDHHNKDEPKDKGDSLMLTVTGLPETLEEYVDYSQISQAEGLKFAIEHFRRRKPHCSGTLIWQLDDCWPGLSWSIIDYYGRGKAGYHYARRAYSPVLASFKETDEGTVELWVTNDTKRPVEDRALVSLKTFAGKVLREEELTLRVPANASRPIARWEGVEGGNDRYLSVRSEGGLFPKNRHFFRAIKDLALPEAVPGVEVVQEDKDLLRVTLEAPAYLYFVHVEVPDGRPSDDYFDLETGEKKVIEVCGPVGVEDVRVSWRRFGDDG